In the genome of Chryseobacterium arthrosphaerae, one region contains:
- a CDS encoding DUF3526 domain-containing protein, whose amino-acid sequence MNRYLYIQFYRNKAYITALLFLFIAGLTAIYTGKKFLDRNEDIISKSGAFQKESIARNTKFHKDDLGLTLYYIKFNLVNETPKLAALNIGMRDLNPSIQGVTIRNLEEQRYNADFYNPANAAAGNFDFSFVIVFLFPLVIVAFCYNLISEEEEKGTWKLLSVQSSHLQKLLDQKMFIRFLAITAVYLALIMIASVWIKIPLDSYYIAFAGCGWLYILFWFALCRWIVSFRKLSAQNALILLIIWVGINFIIPMSSNILIQKIYPVHESLKAVMEQREGYHNKWDEAKIPTMEKFYRAYPQYRNFTVEENDTFTWTWYYAMQHMGDLESAESSEKYTEKMQKRNQAAIYLGYLLPNLHTQLTTSHLAKTDMSNHLQYASSLRKFHEKKRLFFYPLIFSGKNAESVNWAQETIEVYSFAASIGIIRIFLPYLIFIALFIILSQNKYRKLC is encoded by the coding sequence ATGAACCGTTATTTATATATTCAATTTTACCGTAACAAGGCATACATCACTGCATTGCTGTTTTTATTCATAGCTGGATTGACGGCTATTTATACGGGGAAAAAATTTCTGGACAGGAATGAAGATATTATCTCCAAAAGCGGAGCATTTCAGAAAGAAAGCATTGCAAGAAATACAAAATTTCATAAGGACGATCTGGGACTGACTCTTTATTATATTAAGTTTAATCTGGTGAATGAAACGCCCAAACTGGCTGCTCTCAATATCGGAATGCGTGATTTGAATCCTTCGATCCAGGGAGTAACCATCCGAAATCTGGAAGAACAGCGCTACAATGCTGATTTTTATAATCCGGCCAATGCAGCAGCTGGAAATTTTGATTTCAGTTTCGTTATTGTTTTTCTTTTTCCTCTGGTGATTGTGGCCTTTTGCTATAATCTCATCTCTGAGGAAGAAGAAAAAGGCACCTGGAAACTTTTATCGGTGCAAAGTTCTCATTTGCAGAAGCTTTTAGACCAGAAGATGTTCATCCGGTTCCTGGCCATAACTGCTGTATATCTTGCTTTAATAATGATAGCATCTGTCTGGATAAAAATACCTTTAGACTCTTATTACATTGCTTTTGCTGGCTGCGGATGGCTTTATATCCTGTTTTGGTTTGCATTATGCAGATGGATTGTTTCTTTCCGTAAACTGTCGGCCCAGAATGCATTAATTCTTCTTATCATATGGGTGGGTATTAATTTTATTATTCCGATGAGCAGCAATATCCTGATTCAGAAGATCTACCCGGTTCATGAGTCTCTAAAAGCTGTGATGGAACAGAGAGAAGGCTATCACAACAAATGGGACGAGGCTAAAATACCGACTATGGAAAAATTTTATAGGGCATATCCCCAGTACAGAAACTTTACTGTAGAGGAAAATGATACTTTTACCTGGACCTGGTACTATGCCATGCAGCATATGGGTGATCTGGAATCTGCAGAGTCTTCAGAAAAGTATACCGAAAAAATGCAGAAAAGAAATCAGGCCGCAATTTATCTGGGGTATCTCCTGCCCAATCTTCACACCCAGCTTACAACAAGCCATCTGGCCAAAACGGATATGAGCAATCATTTGCAATATGCTTCCTCGCTCAGGAAATTCCATGAAAAAAAACGTCTGTTCTTCTACCCTCTTATTTTCTCAGGAAAAAATGCAGAGTCTGTCAACTGGGCACAGGAAACTATAGAAGTATACAGCTTTGCTGCCTCCATCGGGATTATCCGGATATTTCTGCCTTACCTCATTTTCATCGCTTTATTCATCATTCTTTCACAAAATAAATACAGGAAACTATGTTAA